CGGAAGTATGCTCCAATCCTGCGCATCGTTAAAGGTGTAAATAGATCCGTTCCATAGCTGAGTGAGATGACCATTTCGTCGTTCACCGACTCCACAATCACAGTCCAGTCAAATTCATTCGCTTCCGCACCATTCCCTAGCTTGATTCGCTCCATCGGGATTCCCCCGAAGTTCTCTTCACTTTTAGATCCAGCTGCAAAATTAATCAGAACGTCAAACAGCGGAGCACGATTCAAGCGACGCGGACGGTTCAATACCTGCAATAGCTGATCAAAAGGATAGTCCTGATGGGCATATGCTCCTGCGCATTCATCTTTGACTTGCTGTAACAATTGGGAAAAAGTAATATCACGTGAAATTCGATTCCGAAGCACAAGTGTGTTTACAAAAAAACCGATCAGATTGCGCACCTGCTTTTGATTCCGCCCCGCCACAGGAGTACCGATAATAATATCCTCCTGCTGAGTTAGACGAGCCAATAACACATTCAGACTGGCCACGATCGACATAAACATGGTGGTTCCGTACCTACGATTCAACTGCTCCAAGCCCGCGCATAATTCCGCATCCAGAGTGACCTTTTCTACTGCTGCCGGAGCATTCCGGACGGTTGGACGCGGGAAATCCAGTGGTAATTGAAGACTTGGTAATTCGCCATTCAATCGGGATTTCCAGTATTGCTCCTGTGAGTTTAATTTTCCGGTAAGCACCTGCTGATTTTGCCAGTGTGCATAATCAATATACTGAATTGGCAAATCTGGCAAACGGAGGCTTGTTCCTTGCTCCAACGCCTGATAAATATGGAATAGTTCCTGGAAAAACAGATCCATAGACCAACCGTCTTCAATCATGTGATGCATACAAATATGAAAAATATAGTCATCTTCCGCCAGTTTATAGATCTGTGCCCGCCATAACGGACTTTGCTCCAGATCAAAAGGCTGATTCATCATGGTCTGTATTTCTTTTTGCACCTCTGCCCACGCTGTTTCTTCCCCTATGTCCGACACATCCGAGACAGGCACGTTTAAGGTCATTTGCTCCAGCACCACTTGCTTCGGCACACCCTCGACCACTGTAATCACTGTACGAAGGATAAAATGCCTTTCAACGATGATATGGAGCGCCTGCTGTAAATACGCGGTATTCACGGCTTGTCTGATCCGAACGGCTACCGATTGGTTAAAGGCGCTGCTCTGAGCGTCCAGTTGGGACTGAACCCAGAACCGTTTCTGCCCATGAGACAGATCATAGGTCTGCTTCTCTCCCATGTCTAAACCTCCATCTTGTACATTATTCGAGGATAGGCTACTGCTTTTCGTATAACGTTTCATTGCACCAGACATATCGGGTTCCGTTCCACTCGGTTGCAGAACGCACATCCGGGAAAAAGCCGCTGCCAAGCAGATTGGCACTGGTATTGCACAGGACTGGAATACCGCTTAATTTCTCGTACGCATGCAGCAAATCATAAATTAGCGGATTGTCCTCCCGACTTACTGTTTGCAAGCGTGCTGTGCCATCCAGATGACGGATTGCCGGAATGCGTTCCACCCATTCGTCACGCAGCATATGGTCAAACAGCATATACGGATCGCGGGTTCCTGGCGAAAAAATAGCAGGCGCATGCTCCTCTATGCAGATCGGTGAGACTGGACGATAGTCCTCCCGTTGCTTAATGGCATTCAGGCGGTCTTTCATATCCGGTCGAACGGCAGCTGCCAGTATACTGCGATTCCCCAGCGCACGTGGTCCCAGTTCCGCCCGATCATTCAGCACGACAACTGGCTCATCTGTCGCATGCAGCAGCTCCGCGAGCTGTGACACCGTACAAGCACGTGATTCCCAGCCTTCCGCTGGATTATTTTGGATGACCATCGGCCCGCTGTATACAGACCAATTCAAATGGGGATGACCTGTCTGATGAATCATCTCACAACAAGCAGCACCAATGGCCGAGCCTGTGTCATTCGTAAATGGAGAAACAAACACATCATCAAATAACCCGCTTTCTCGAATCGCACTGTTCCATTTAATATTCAGAGAACAGCCTCCTATAAAGCAAAAGTTCTTTGTTTTGCGCCCATGCTTGGTCACACTCGCCTCCAGCGAGGTTACAAGAAGCTGCTCCAAATACTGATGGAAAGACGCCAAAGCGTCTGCATGCGGAATATGATGCTCATCTACATATCGCTTGATTTCCTGGGAAAAGGTCCAGTTAAACTCCATGGAGGGTGAAAAATGCCGCGCATACGTCAACTCAAACTGTTCGAGCAGCTCTGAACGTACCCGCCCCTTGGCTATATAGGCCATAACCTTGCCCGCTACCGAAAGATCATCCACACGTGGTCCTTGTCCTCCGCGAAGGAAAGGCTCAAAGTGCAGCGAAAACAGTGAATAAATGTTGCCGATGTACATGAAGAGAGGGCCCAGGTTTTCTAATCTTTCGTTCGCTGGATCAAAGTAATAAAAACGCGGGTACATACCTCCATCGTATACAAGCGCGTAAGACGGCTCCTTGTTCACCGCATAAGGGCTCGCACAATAGGTGCTGGCGATATGTGTGGTTGCATGCATATAGCTGGTATAATCGAAGGATTTCTCTCCAATAACAAGTCCACTGCCCGAATAGGCTTGGAGTGCGTCCGCTGAAAGCGATACTTCGCGGTAAGGCGCAACCGAAAGGGACAACTCCTGCCCATGAGAACGCGTATCCACCCTGCTTTCCTTCAATCCGGCCCAGCCGTCAATAACAAACCGATCCACATCTGCCGAGGTATAGCCATGCAGGTTAAGTGCTTCTTCAACAAAATCTAAATCAGGAATTTCGCTGTAGCGTTTGTTGTTATTGAATTTTTCAACTTCATAGCTGAAAATAAGCTTGTTATCCTCAATCAAGGCTACACTACCATCATGCGTTAATTTCAGTCCGCAGAATAACATGTTCCTTTCACTCCTCACCTGTTAGCCCAACACAAAGCCGCTTTATTGTTCAGCCTCAGCAAAATGACGTGGTAATATCGGAATGATATCTTCCTCTTCAGAACTGCTGCGATTGGATTCATCGATCCAACTTCCCAGCCCGGCCACCGTCGGCTCCTGAAAAAAGACCTGAATCGGCACATCTATGGCCAGCTGGTCTTTGATTTTAGCAATGACACTCATCAGCATCAGTGAATCTCCATTTTCAAAAAAGTCCTGGTGTATGCTAATTTCCTCATGTCCTAGCACCTCGCCCCAAATCTGACCTAGCTTCCGTTCTGTTTCCGAATAGACCTCTCCGTCACGGCCGATCAAGGTCACTTGGATGTGAGACTGCATGTACACTCCAGTGTTGGCAAGCTTTGAGTTCGGCTGTAGTGTATGAAATAGCTCTTCCTCAAAGGAGACAAATTTAGCACCCAGCTTCACATTTCGCTGAATCATATCGTTCAGAGCCTCATTTGAAGTAATAAACTGCTTCAGCTCCTGATAGGACTCCAGCAGATGGCTGTAGACTTCTGACTCTTGCTCGTTATGTCCCTGTGCTTGCTCTGTAATTTCCTTTGTTAAGTCTGGGGAAAAGTGAACCTTGAGCAGCGTCAGCACTTGAGCCAGCTTCTGGCTGCGAATGT
This window of the Paenibacillus polymyxa genome carries:
- a CDS encoding non-ribosomal peptide synthetase, encoding MGEKQTYDLSHGQKRFWVQSQLDAQSSAFNQSVAVRIRQAVNTAYLQQALHIIVERHFILRTVITVVEGVPKQVVLEQMTLNVPVSDVSDIGEETAWAEVQKEIQTMMNQPFDLEQSPLWRAQIYKLAEDDYIFHICMHHMIEDGWSMDLFFQELFHIYQALEQGTSLRLPDLPIQYIDYAHWQNQQVLTGKLNSQEQYWKSRLNGELPSLQLPLDFPRPTVRNAPAAVEKVTLDAELCAGLEQLNRRYGTTMFMSIVASLNVLLARLTQQEDIIIGTPVAGRNQKQVRNLIGFFVNTLVLRNRISRDITFSQLLQQVKDECAGAYAHQDYPFDQLLQVLNRPRRLNRAPLFDVLINFAAGSKSEENFGGIPMERIKLGNGAEANEFDWTVIVESVNDEMVISLSYGTDLFTPLTMRRIGAYFRNIIAGAIQEPEQPVWKMDYIGVEERTEMNRINDTQKTYPAGVTITSCIQEQVARAPHAVGVVDGSKAVTYEEVHLRSNQLGQLFSRYGVRPNSLVAVMGDRDVPLLTVILGIMKAGGAYVPIDPDYPQSRIEYMLNDSSCRVLVTDTRYFGRMLNHLPASIETVICLDETVWGESEWIVRLREMRGHEAEASFIPVKVQDIPVHDLGLENIPGEDDLAYIMYTSGSTGQPKGVMMTHKAVLNTLFWLQDTFALGQKMSSHRRRLPVSQTRCGNGSGR
- a CDS encoding carbamoyltransferase N-terminal domain-containing protein, with amino-acid sequence MLFCGLKLTHDGSVALIEDNKLIFSYEVEKFNNNKRYSEIPDLDFVEEALNLHGYTSADVDRFVIDGWAGLKESRVDTRSHGQELSLSVAPYREVSLSADALQAYSGSGLVIGEKSFDYTSYMHATTHIASTYCASPYAVNKEPSYALVYDGGMYPRFYYFDPANERLENLGPLFMYIGNIYSLFSLHFEPFLRGGQGPRVDDLSVAGKVMAYIAKGRVRSELLEQFELTYARHFSPSMEFNWTFSQEIKRYVDEHHIPHADALASFHQYLEQLLVTSLEASVTKHGRKTKNFCFIGGCSLNIKWNSAIRESGLFDDVFVSPFTNDTGSAIGAACCEMIHQTGHPHLNWSVYSGPMVIQNNPAEGWESRACTVSQLAELLHATDEPVVVLNDRAELGPRALGNRSILAAAVRPDMKDRLNAIKQREDYRPVSPICIEEHAPAIFSPGTRDPYMLFDHMLRDEWVERIPAIRHLDGTARLQTVSREDNPLIYDLLHAYEKLSGIPVLCNTSANLLGSGFFPDVRSATEWNGTRYVWCNETLYEKQ